In Xiphias gladius isolate SHS-SW01 ecotype Sanya breed wild chromosome 5, ASM1685928v1, whole genome shotgun sequence, the following are encoded in one genomic region:
- the zgc:112332 gene encoding retinol dehydrogenase 12: MYCSSVCCNRWSSEERLDGKTVIITGANTGIGKETARDLARRGAHIIMACRDLERAEEARMDILEDTGNENVVIRKLDLSDTKSIRAFAEVIIKEEKQVNILINNAGIMMCPYSKTADGFELQLGVNHLGHFLLTYLLLDLIKHSAPARIVVVASVAHTWTGLQLDDINSERSYDTMKAYGQSKLANVLFARSLAKWLQGTGVSVFSLHPGVVQSDLWRHQHQCIQVAVKIFRIFTKTTMEGAQTTIYCAVEPGLERQSGGYFSDCAPARCSRTASDDDLAQKLWEVSCNMLGITWQ; encoded by the exons ATGTACTGCAG TAGTGTGTGCTGTAACCGCTGGTCTTCTGAGGAGAGGCTAGATGGAAAAACTGTCATCATCACTGGAGCCAACACTGGTATTGGCAAAGAAACAGCCAGGGACCTGGCAAGAAGAG GTGCACACATCATCATGGCATGCAGAGACCTGGAGAGGGCAGAGGAAGCACGGATGGACATTTTGGAAGACACAGGAAATGAGAATGTTGTCATCAGGAAGCTTGATCTGTCTGACACCAAGTCCATCAGAGCATTTGCTGAAGTCATCATCAAAG AGGAGAAACAAGTGAATATCCTGATAAACAATGCAGGCATCATGATGTGTCCCTACTCCAAGACTGCGGATGGGTTTGAACTTCAGTTAGGGGTCAATCATTTGG GTCACTTCCTGTTGACCTACCTGCTGCTGGACCTCATCAAACATTCGGCTCCAGCCCGTATTGTTGTTGTGGCATCAGTGGCCCACACCTGGACTGGACTTCAACTTGATGACATCAACAGCGAGAGGAGTTATGATACCATGAAGGCCTACGGACAGAGCAAGCTGGCTAATGTCCTGTTTGCACGGTCACTAGCCAAATGGTTACAAG GTACAGGGGTGAGCGTGTTCTCGCTGCACCCGGGGGTGGTGCAGTCTGACCTGTGGAGGCACCAGCACCAGTGTATCCAGGTGGCAGTGAAGATTTTCAGGATTTTCACCAAGACAACAATGGAGGGAGCACAGACCACCATCTACTGTGCTGTAGAGCCAGGCCTGGAGAGACAGAGTGGAGGGTACTTCAG tgacTGTGCCCCTGCAAGGTGCTCAAGGACTGCTTCTGATGATGACTTGGCCCAGAAACTGTGGGAAGTCAGCTGCAACATGCTTGGTATCACATGGCAGTGA
- the si:dkey-73n8.3 gene encoding retinol dehydrogenase 12 isoform X1, producing MSPTTEMQAVRSLFVPKWSSNVCLEGKTVIITGANTGIGKETAKDLAGRGARVILACRDMTKGEQASRDIMREVKGAKVVARQLDLADTKSICQFSENVYDTERALHYLINNAGVAICPYAITVDGYEMQFGVNHLGHFFLTFLLLDLLKHSAPSRVINVSSAAHAMGKIQFADLNGGKDYHPVRAYAQSKLANVLFTRELARRTEALGVTAYSVDPGMGNTEITRHIRRPLVDIFKTLGMLVKTPAEGAYTTIYCTVTPENQLVTGGYYKDCARAKSCRAGQDDGTALKLWAVSCHLLGIRWR from the exons ATGTCACCAACTACAGAAATGCAAGCAGTCAG GTCTCTGTTTGTCCCAAAGTGGTCTTCAAATGTGTGTCTGGAGGGAAAGACAGTTATCATAACGGGGGCTAACACTGGAATTGGAAAAGAGACAGCTAAAGACCTGGCTGGCAGAG GTGCGCGGGTGATTTTAGCATGCAGAGACATGACAAAAGGAGAGCAAGCTTCCCGTGACATCATGAGAGAGGTGAAGGGAGCCAAGGTTGTCGCCAGGCAACTGGATCTGGCTGACACCAAATCAATTTGCCAGTTTTCTGAGAATGTCTACGACA cTGAAAGGGCTCTGCATTACCTGATCAACAATGCAGGTGTGGCTATTTGCCCTTATGCTATTACTGTGGATGGATATGAGATGCAGTTTGGAGTCAATCACTTGG GTCATTTCTTCCTGACCTTTCTGCTACTGGACTTGCTGAAGCACTCGGCCCCATCCCGGGTTATCAACGTGTCATCGGCAGCTCACGCCATGGGCAAGATCCAGTTTGCTGACCTGAATGGTGGCAAAGACTATCACCCTGTCAGGGCCTATGCACAGAGCAAGCTGGCCAATGTCCTGTTTACCAGAGAGCTGGCCAGGAGGACTGAGG CCCTAGGTGTGACAGCTTACTCGGTGGACCCTGGAATGGGGAACACTGAGATAACTAGGCACATAAGGCGCCCTCTTGTGGATATATTCAAGACCTTGGGTATGCTGGTCAAGACCCCGGCAGAGGGAGCCTACACCACTATCTACTGCACTGTCACTCCTGAAAACCAGCTGGTCACTGGAGGATACTACAA GGACTGTGCCAGGGCAAAGAGCTGCAGGGCAGGCCAGGATGATGGCACTGCCTTAAAGTTGTGGGCTGTTAGTTGCCACCTGCTGGGCATTCGCTGGAGATAA
- the sec61g gene encoding protein transport protein Sec61 subunit gamma isoform X2: MDQVMQFVEPSRQFVKDSIRLVKRCTKPDRKEFQKIAMATAIGFAIMGFIGFFVKLIHIPINNIIVGG; this comes from the exons ATGGATCAGGTAATGCAGTTCGTTGAGCCCAGTCGGCAGTTCGTCAAAGATTCAATAAGGCTCGTAAAAAGATGCACAAAACCCGACAGAAAAG AATTCCAGAAGATTGCCATGGCCACAGCGATTGGGTTTGCCATCATGGGTTTCATTGGTTTCTTTGTCAAACTCATTCACATCCCCATCAACAACATCATTGT TGGTGGTTAA
- the si:dkey-73n8.3 gene encoding retinol dehydrogenase 12 isoform X2 codes for MSPTTEMQAVRSLFVPKWSSNVCLEGKTVIITGANTGIGKETAKDLAGRGARVILACRDMTKGEQASRDIMREVKGAKVVARQLDLADTKSICQFSENVYDTERALHYLINNAGHFFLTFLLLDLLKHSAPSRVINVSSAAHAMGKIQFADLNGGKDYHPVRAYAQSKLANVLFTRELARRTEALGVTAYSVDPGMGNTEITRHIRRPLVDIFKTLGMLVKTPAEGAYTTIYCTVTPENQLVTGGYYKDCARAKSCRAGQDDGTALKLWAVSCHLLGIRWR; via the exons ATGTCACCAACTACAGAAATGCAAGCAGTCAG GTCTCTGTTTGTCCCAAAGTGGTCTTCAAATGTGTGTCTGGAGGGAAAGACAGTTATCATAACGGGGGCTAACACTGGAATTGGAAAAGAGACAGCTAAAGACCTGGCTGGCAGAG GTGCGCGGGTGATTTTAGCATGCAGAGACATGACAAAAGGAGAGCAAGCTTCCCGTGACATCATGAGAGAGGTGAAGGGAGCCAAGGTTGTCGCCAGGCAACTGGATCTGGCTGACACCAAATCAATTTGCCAGTTTTCTGAGAATGTCTACGACA cTGAAAGGGCTCTGCATTACCTGATCAACAATGCAG GTCATTTCTTCCTGACCTTTCTGCTACTGGACTTGCTGAAGCACTCGGCCCCATCCCGGGTTATCAACGTGTCATCGGCAGCTCACGCCATGGGCAAGATCCAGTTTGCTGACCTGAATGGTGGCAAAGACTATCACCCTGTCAGGGCCTATGCACAGAGCAAGCTGGCCAATGTCCTGTTTACCAGAGAGCTGGCCAGGAGGACTGAGG CCCTAGGTGTGACAGCTTACTCGGTGGACCCTGGAATGGGGAACACTGAGATAACTAGGCACATAAGGCGCCCTCTTGTGGATATATTCAAGACCTTGGGTATGCTGGTCAAGACCCCGGCAGAGGGAGCCTACACCACTATCTACTGCACTGTCACTCCTGAAAACCAGCTGGTCACTGGAGGATACTACAA GGACTGTGCCAGGGCAAAGAGCTGCAGGGCAGGCCAGGATGATGGCACTGCCTTAAAGTTGTGGGCTGTTAGTTGCCACCTGCTGGGCATTCGCTGGAGATAA
- the sec61g gene encoding protein transport protein Sec61 subunit gamma isoform X1, which translates to MTFLLIANKEGLNTMDQVMQFVEPSRQFVKDSIRLVKRCTKPDRKEFQKIAMATAIGFAIMGFIGFFVKLIHIPINNIIVGG; encoded by the exons ATGACTTTTCTTCTCATAGCTAACAAGGAGGG CCTAAACACCATGGATCAGGTAATGCAGTTCGTTGAGCCCAGTCGGCAGTTCGTCAAAGATTCAATAAGGCTCGTAAAAAGATGCACAAAACCCGACAGAAAAG AATTCCAGAAGATTGCCATGGCCACAGCGATTGGGTTTGCCATCATGGGTTTCATTGGTTTCTTTGTCAAACTCATTCACATCCCCATCAACAACATCATTGT TGGTGGTTAA